In a single window of the Danio aesculapii chromosome 20, fDanAes4.1, whole genome shotgun sequence genome:
- the wtap gene encoding pre-mRNA-splicing regulator WTAP — translation MTNEEPLPKKVRLNESDMKTLTREELCTRWKQHETYVQMLEAKYADLNSNDVTGLKESEEKLKQQQQESARRENILVMRLATKEQEMQECTTQIQYLKQVQQPSAAQLRSSMVDPAINLFFLKMKAELEQTKDKLEQAQNELSAWKFTPDSQTGKKLMAKCRMLIQENQELGRQLSQGRIAQLEAELALQKKYSEELKSSQDELNDFIIQLDEEVEGMQSTILVLQQQLRETRQQLSQMNQSQGTSSGAGPSRTSPSTASEPSIQSESANASSSNVGKDCGRVSNGPSNGNSSQRGASGSSLYREASSADEDYPPSPSVSSPTHDGISKLSNHSEDTVSQRGGEGYVTQLSAGYESVDSPTGSETSVTQHSNDTDSNADSHEATAVPKGSRTAGTRHSTQNGLDSSAAAVATNTSNASAGSVL, via the exons ATGACCAATGAAGAACCTCTCCCGAAGAAG GTTCGCCTTAATGAATCTGACATGAAGACGCTGACTCGAGAGGAGCTCTGTACCAG GTGGAAACAGCATGAAACTTACGTCCAGATGCTTGAGGCGAAATACGCTGATTTAAACT CCAATGATGTGACAGGCCTGAAAGAGTCTGAGGAGAAGTTGAAGCAGCAACAGCAGGAATCTGCACGCAGAGAGAATATTCTGGTGATGAGGCTTGCTACTAAAGAGCAGGAAATGCAAGAGTGTAca ACCCAAATCCAGTACCTGAAGCAAGTCCAGCAACCGAGTGCAGCTCAGCTGAGATCGTCCATGGTGGACCCTGCCATCAACTTATTTTTCCTCAAAATGAAGGCTGAACTGGAACAGACTAAAGACAAACTGGAGCAAGCCCAAAATGAACTGAGTGCCTGGAAATTTACACCTGATAG CCAGACTGGTAAGAAGCTGATGGCGAAATGTCGCATGCTGATCCAGGAGAATCAGGAGTTGGGTAGGCAGCTTTCCCAGGGGCGCATAGCCCAGTTGGAGGCCGAGCTCGCCTTGCAGAAGAAGTACAGCGAAGAGCTCAAGAGCAGCCAAGATG AGCTGAATGACTTCATCATTCAGCTGGATGAGGAGGTGGAGGGCATGCAGAGCACCATCTTGGTTCTGCAGCAGCAGCTGAGGGAGACCAGGCAGCAGCTGTCTCAGATGAACCAATCCCAAGGCACTTCTAGTGGAGCTGGCCCAAGCAGAACTTCCCCTTCAACGGCCTCCGAACCTTCCATTCAGAGTGAATCAGCCAACGCCTCCAGTTCAAATGTGGGGAAAGACTGCGGAAGGGTGTCCAACGGACCCTCTAATGGGAACTCGTCTCAGAGGGGTGCATCCGGCTCTAGTCTGTACAGGGAAGCAAGCAGCGCAGATGAAGATTACCCTCCATCGCCCTCTGTCTCCAGCCCCACCCATGATGGCATATCAAAACTCTCCAACCACTCAGAAGATACAGTGAGCCAGAGGGGTGGAGAAGGGTACGTGACTCAGCTAAGTGCAGGCTATGAGAGCGTGGACTCACCTACAGGTAGTGAGACGTCCGTGACCCAGCACTCGAACGATACAGACTCCAATGCTGACTCCCATGAGGCCACTGCTGTCCCCAAAGGCAGCAGGACTGCGGGTACGCGGCACAGCACTCAGAATGGCCTGGACTCATCTGCAGCAGCAGTTGCCACCAACACCTCCAATGCCTCTGCAGGGTCTGTTTTGTAA